Proteins encoded by one window of Mercenaria mercenaria strain notata chromosome 4, MADL_Memer_1, whole genome shotgun sequence:
- the LOC123553330 gene encoding uncharacterized protein LOC123553330, translating to MWKLAFIVSCLLFCLIEAQEVVPVPGHGALKGYCNTNSDCGQKECCVSFPTPRRKYDVAEPSAYIRQFAKGKCEKHGKSGSECLLRHFSPMPKYIFYHSCPCSDGHLCRRIGQFISPLRELGICEEHCTSSANCGLSECCVSSVAVRGKRAPGGYCKPMGKRDSECLVSNGSGRPHRFVYHSCPCENPMTCVETFGYSEIGRCGHIQG from the exons GCACAGGAAGTTGTACCGGTTCCTGGTCATGGAGCATTAAAAGGTTACTGCAACACAAATTCAGACTGCGGTCAAAAAGAATGTTGCGTAAGCTTCCCTACACCACGAAGAAAATATGATGTAGCAGAACCATCCGCTTATATCAGGCAATTTGCGAAAGGAAAATGTGAAAAGCATGGAAAATCGGGTTCCG AATGTCTTCTCAGACATTTTTCACCTATgccaaaatacatattttaccACTCCTGTCCCTGCAGCGATGGCCATTTGTGTAGAAGAATCGGACAGTTTATCTCACCCCTTAGAGAGCTAG GTATCTGCGAAGAACATTGTACCTCTAGCGCTAACTGTGGACTTTCTGAATGCTGTGTAAGCAGTGTTGCTGTAAGAGGTAAAAGAGCCCCCGGCGGTTACTGTAAACCGATGGGAAAACGTGACTCAG AATGTCTTGTTAGTAACGGTTCGGGTAGGCCGCATAGGTTTGTTTATCATTCATGTCCATGCGAAAATCCCATGACATGCGTCGAGACATTCGGGTATTCTGAAATCGGAAG GTGCGGACATATTCAAGGATAA
- the LOC123553329 gene encoding alpha-(1,3)-fucosyltransferase fut-5-like: MRRKFSLKTCSVVMFRLVFGITIFALFKTILFPPTTTVTKIIHRDGLQKKESVPQFSKPSKYPNEEFLPERSLRRNELEDFTMHSLLDPKEQFDTPIKKFGEKEKRKVILLFNKQSFENEISTNEKYKTCEYNNCWITSNKSHLHTADALLFEICASGMGTKPPIDTTERSPNQAWIFKCGETPIHHIYGDYKSSAWHNTMNWSISYRLDSDMPHPYGYLKTRTVPRILDYESIYESKTKTALWVVSNCRVQSARDLYVKELMKHGVDVDIYGRCGPHNRIDKETLEQIIPKYKFYLGFENSLCNDYITEKFFVYYDYNLIVVVRGGADYDRLLPTKTYINTAHFPNVSHLAEYLLKLGSDKERYIELLRSKDRYEEKYEYGHKQSICELCRRLNNVSKFKKTYYNIRDFLENGQCKMPTDVRDSTNPSRFANDERVFNMMNTMSVSSVSSSKQNGISMYEVALYCFMIGLCTFASK, translated from the coding sequence ATGAGACgtaaattttctttgaaaactTGTTCAGTGGTTATGTTTAGGTTAGTCTTTGGAATAACAATATTTGCACTATTCAAGACTATTTTATTTCCTCCTACGACCACCGTCACTAAAATAATACATCGGGATGGTTTGCAGAAGAAAGAAAGTGTTCCCCAATTCAGCAAGCCTAGTAAATACCCAAATGAAGAATTTCTCCCGGAAAGGTCACTACGGAGAAATGAACTTGAAGATTTTACGATGCACAGTCTCTTGGATCCAAAAGAGCAATTCGACACACCGATAAAGAAATttggagaaaaagaaaaaaggaaggtGATTCTTTTATTCAACAAACAAAGCTTCGAGAACGAGATATCAACAAATGAAAAGTATAAAACATGTGAATATAATAACTGCTGGATTACAAGCAATAAATCGCACCTCCACACAGCAGATGCGTTATTGTTTGAGATATGTGCCAGTGGTATGGGCACTAAACCCCCAATTGATACGACGGAAAGAAGTCCAAATCAGGCATGGATATTCAAATGTGGGGAAACGCCAATACATCACATCTACGGCGACTATAAATCTTCTGCGTGGCATAACACAATGAATTGGTCCATATCTTACCGACTCGATTCAGATATGCCTCATCCGTACGGATACCTAAAAACGAGGACTGTCCCGAGAATTTTGGACTACGAATCTATCTATGAATCTAAAACAAAAACCGCGCTTTGGGTTGTAAGTAACTGCCGCGTGCAAAGTGCACGTGACTTGTATGTTAAAGAACTTATGAAGCACGGTGTAGATGTCGACATTTACGGACGCTGTGGGCCTCACAACCGCATAGATAAGGAAACCTTAGAACAGataataccaaaatataaattttaccttGGATTTGAGAACTCATTATGCAATGATTACATCACAGAAAAGTTTTTCGTATATTACGACTACAACTTGATTGTCGTAGTCCGAGGTGGTGCCGACTACGATCGTCTGCTACCGACCAAAACTTACATAAACACTGCTCACTTTCCAAATGTGTCGCATTTGGCTGAATACCTTTTAAAGCTCGGAAGTGACAAGGAAAGATACATTGAGTTATTGCGAAGCAAAGATCGTTATGAAGAAAAGTATGAGTATGGCCATAAACAGAGCATATGTGAGCTGTGTAGAAGGCTCAATAatgtgtcaaaatttaaaaaaacatattataatatcAGGGACTTTCTTGAAAACGGCCAATGTAAAATGCCTACGGATGTAAGAGATTCGACAAATCCTTCAAGATTTGCGAATGATGAACGTGTTTTCAATATGATGAACACGATGTCTGTTTCAAGTGTTTCAAGTTCCAAGCAGAACGGAATTTCTATGTATGAAGTAGCATTATATTGTTTTATGATTGGACTTTGCACTTTTGCTTCGAAATAA